In Oleiharenicola lentus, the following are encoded in one genomic region:
- a CDS encoding NAD-dependent epimerase/dehydratase family protein: protein MATDETPSGSTVLITGGAGFIGSHLAAYYQGKARVRILDNLRTGRIENLAGLNIDFIRGSILDRALVRQAMQGVDYVFHLAAQVSVPESVRDPHTCMELNINGLLNVLEAAATAGVKKLCFASSAAVYGNNPTVPKHEDMEPEPCSPYAASKLDGEYFCQHFSESGRLQTVALRFFNVFGPRQDPAGPYGAAIPIFFREALAGRPITIHGDGGQTRDFIYVRDIVDALAFVASSPSLTGVYNAGYGQQTTIFDVAYRIIKLTKSHSPIKHTAERPGDVRHSRAKVDRLFAAGWRPSGSLESGLVAMHAALLSTSQ, encoded by the coding sequence ATGGCAACCGATGAAACCCCATCCGGAAGCACCGTCCTGATCACTGGCGGAGCCGGCTTTATCGGCAGCCACTTGGCTGCATATTACCAAGGTAAGGCGAGGGTGCGGATTCTTGATAATTTGCGCACAGGGCGCATCGAGAACCTTGCAGGTCTGAATATTGATTTCATCCGGGGGTCCATTCTGGACCGTGCGCTTGTCCGACAGGCGATGCAGGGCGTGGATTACGTTTTTCATCTCGCGGCACAGGTGAGTGTACCCGAATCGGTTCGCGACCCCCACACCTGCATGGAACTCAACATCAATGGCCTGCTAAACGTACTTGAGGCCGCGGCGACCGCTGGCGTGAAAAAGCTGTGTTTCGCATCATCTGCCGCGGTTTACGGAAACAACCCAACTGTCCCCAAGCATGAGGACATGGAACCGGAACCTTGTAGTCCATACGCCGCCTCAAAACTTGATGGCGAATATTTCTGCCAGCATTTCAGTGAAAGCGGCCGATTGCAGACTGTCGCGCTTCGGTTCTTCAATGTCTTCGGGCCCCGCCAGGATCCGGCGGGTCCCTATGGTGCCGCCATCCCAATCTTCTTCCGCGAGGCTCTCGCTGGCCGGCCTATCACCATCCATGGCGATGGCGGTCAAACCCGCGATTTCATATATGTTCGGGATATTGTCGACGCCCTTGCGTTCGTCGCCAGTAGTCCGAGCCTCACTGGAGTTTACAATGCCGGATACGGCCAGCAGACCACCATTTTCGACGTGGCCTATCGGATCATCAAGCTGACCAAGTCCCATTCCCCGATTAAGCACACGGCGGAACGGCCCGGCGATGTGCGTCACTCGCGCGCCAAAGTTGACCGCCTTTTTGCAGCCGGCTGGCGTCCGTCGGGATCCCTCGAGTCCGGCCTGGTGGCGATGCATGCCGCGCTACTATCCACTTCACAATGA
- the nagB gene encoding glucosamine-6-phosphate deaminase, with the protein MNESLSENQQRERIPTEIYATADLAARSLADHIAALIRSRDAEGRPTVLGLATGSTPVRLYRQLIRLHREEHLSFKNVITFNLDEYYGLSRSHSESYWRFMQEQLFTHIDIRSGNIHLPDGTVSRGEVFSSCRKYEEQIVAAGGLDLQVLGIGRTGHIGFNEPGSTRDSRTRLVTLDQLTRRDAARDFLGEANVPRHAITMGVGTILSAKEIVLLAWGTGKAEVIARAVEDPANDSLPASFLQGHPRIRFLIDESAASLLTRRLHPWLVGPVEWTPSLTRHAVVWLAQKVGKPVLKLLDEDYSEHGMADLLTEKGPAYGLNIRIFNELQHTITGWPGGKPDADDAHRPERASPFPKRVVVLSPEPSHDVIGLGGTLRRLVEQGHDVSVIYLTSGNLAVPDEEAAMATDLVADVARTLDAASAPVDTFAVNVRMQLDRKTAVESDSLQVRKLKGLIRRGEARASMFACGLPVSRIRFLDLPFYEAGRYRQFSPGNADLTPLINLLRELTPNQIFATGRQDDPSAVTAVCFELIQEALRQLASDDWMASCRLWLYRGVDTPWNAADIDMAVPFSPRELTQKIQGIYQHKSQRSQTAFKSGHHELWQQAEHHNRTLAETFDRLGFANYEAIEAFQRWIP; encoded by the coding sequence ATGAACGAATCCTTGTCCGAAAACCAACAGCGCGAGCGAATCCCGACCGAGATATATGCAACGGCCGATCTCGCCGCGCGAAGTCTAGCGGATCATATTGCGGCCCTGATTCGCTCGCGGGATGCGGAGGGCCGGCCGACCGTCTTGGGATTGGCGACCGGTTCGACCCCAGTTCGACTGTATCGCCAGCTCATTAGGCTGCACCGAGAGGAGCACCTCAGCTTCAAGAACGTCATAACGTTCAATCTCGACGAATACTACGGCCTCAGTCGTTCGCATTCCGAAAGCTACTGGCGCTTCATGCAGGAGCAGCTTTTCACGCACATTGACATTCGTAGCGGCAATATCCACCTGCCTGACGGCACGGTAAGTCGAGGAGAGGTTTTCTCCTCGTGCCGAAAATATGAGGAGCAGATAGTCGCGGCCGGAGGACTTGACCTTCAGGTGCTCGGTATCGGTCGAACCGGGCACATCGGTTTCAATGAACCTGGCTCGACCCGCGATTCACGCACCCGTCTGGTCACGCTAGATCAATTGACCCGGAGGGATGCAGCCCGTGATTTCTTGGGGGAAGCGAATGTCCCGCGCCACGCGATCACAATGGGCGTCGGCACCATCCTGAGCGCAAAAGAGATCGTGCTGCTTGCCTGGGGGACTGGCAAAGCCGAAGTCATCGCCCGAGCAGTGGAGGATCCGGCGAACGACTCGCTTCCGGCCAGCTTCCTGCAAGGACACCCCCGAATTCGCTTCCTCATTGACGAGTCAGCGGCCTCGCTCCTCACCCGTCGCCTGCACCCTTGGTTGGTCGGTCCAGTTGAATGGACGCCGTCTCTCACCCGCCATGCCGTCGTCTGGCTGGCACAGAAGGTCGGCAAGCCGGTGCTCAAACTGTTGGATGAGGACTACAGCGAGCATGGGATGGCCGACCTACTGACTGAAAAGGGCCCGGCCTACGGACTGAATATCCGCATCTTCAACGAGCTGCAGCACACTATTACCGGATGGCCTGGCGGCAAACCGGATGCTGATGATGCTCATCGTCCCGAGCGGGCGTCTCCCTTTCCCAAACGGGTCGTTGTCCTCAGCCCCGAACCATCCCATGATGTCATTGGCTTGGGGGGCACGCTGCGCCGGCTGGTTGAACAGGGCCATGACGTTTCGGTCATCTACCTGACCTCGGGCAACCTTGCGGTGCCTGACGAGGAAGCGGCCATGGCCACCGATTTGGTGGCCGATGTTGCCCGGACGCTGGATGCCGCGTCCGCACCGGTCGACACTTTTGCGGTAAATGTTCGCATGCAGCTGGATCGAAAGACCGCAGTCGAGAGCGATTCGCTGCAAGTGCGCAAACTGAAGGGCCTGATTCGCCGGGGAGAAGCCCGAGCCTCGATGTTCGCATGCGGTCTGCCCGTCAGCCGCATCCGTTTTCTTGATCTACCTTTTTACGAAGCTGGGCGGTATCGGCAGTTTTCGCCGGGGAATGCCGACCTCACGCCCCTGATCAACTTGCTGAGGGAGCTCACTCCTAACCAGATTTTCGCCACAGGGCGGCAGGACGACCCTTCGGCCGTTACCGCAGTCTGCTTCGAACTCATTCAAGAGGCGCTGCGGCAACTGGCCAGTGACGACTGGATGGCATCCTGTCGTCTATGGCTATATCGGGGCGTGGATACCCCTTGGAATGCAGCGGATATCGATATGGCCGTGCCTTTCAGCCCACGCGAGCTGACGCAGAAAATCCAAGGGATTTATCAGCACAAAAGTCAGCGCAGCCAAACCGCGTTCAAGTCGGGCCACCACGAACTCTGGCAGCAAGCCGAACATCACAACCGCACTCTCGCTGAGACCTTTGATCGGCTCGGTTTTGCCAACTATGAGGCCATCGAGGCCTTTCAGCGATGGATTCCTTGA
- a CDS encoding tyrosine-type recombinase/integrase, which translates to MNRCDCPSELDEVRLEPVLAAAVPRDRLLVVLGLETGLRISELVGLKVGEVWQADSPVRVLRLTRARLKGGAGLRARAVSGRQIPLNARAGAILREVLGESSHLPREALFPSRQGAGRAITRQQALRVIKKIFLLAGCDPSRVWGGHSLRRRFVRRVFDRTRDINVARAAVGHRWIATTQAYLDLAGEAAEAAILAIGEVPPAVAGESCPRRAG; encoded by the coding sequence ATGAATAGATGCGATTGCCCGAGCGAATTGGACGAGGTCCGGCTGGAGCCGGTGCTGGCGGCGGCGGTCCCACGGGATCGCTTGCTGGTGGTCCTGGGACTCGAGACCGGGCTGCGGATCTCGGAACTGGTGGGACTCAAGGTGGGTGAGGTCTGGCAGGCGGATTCTCCCGTGCGAGTGCTCCGGCTGACCCGGGCCCGGCTCAAGGGTGGCGCGGGGCTCCGCGCCCGGGCGGTGAGCGGTCGGCAGATTCCCCTGAACGCCCGGGCCGGGGCCATCCTGCGCGAAGTGCTGGGCGAATCTTCCCACCTCCCGCGGGAAGCCCTCTTTCCCAGCCGGCAAGGTGCAGGCCGGGCCATCACCCGCCAGCAAGCCCTGCGCGTGATCAAAAAGATCTTTCTTCTGGCCGGCTGCGATCCCTCCCGGGTGTGGGGCGGGCACTCGTTGCGCCGTCGCTTCGTGCGACGGGTGTTCGACCGGACGCGGGACATCAATGTGGCCCGCGCGGCGGTGGGCCATCGGTGGATTGCAACCACGCAGGCCTATCTGGATTTGGCCGGCGAAGCAGCCGAGGCGGCGATCCTGGCCATCGGCGAAGTGCCTCCGGCCGTTGCCGGCGAATCATGTCCCCGGCGGGCGGGCTGA
- the acs gene encoding acetate--CoA ligase: MDSQNITSVSQEKRTFSPSAAFKRQANLQTLSKYQRLYSESINTPDKFWAKQANEQLVWRKPFRQVLQWKPPHAKWFVGGKLNVSENCLDHHLGTARENKAALIFEGEPGDVRTITYRQLHFHVCRMAHFMENLGIKAGDRVAIYMPMIPEAVIAMLACARVGAVHTVIFGGFSAEAIKDRINDCHAKLVITADGGWRRGKIIELKANVDKAIAGAPCVHSVMVVKRCGNPVTMVEGRDVWWKEAWEGAPNCHDAKAFDSEHPLFILYTSGSTGKPKGVLHTSAGYLLGAKLSSHYVFDLKENDRYFCSADIGWITGHSYVVYGLLSNGSTVFLYEGAPNHPEPDRFWQMIDRHGLTILYTAPTAIRAFMRWGDNYVLRHRLDSLRLLGSVGEPINPEAWMWYHKMIGKKKCPIVDTWWQTETGSIMVTPLPGFTPTKPGSATLPFFGVKPMVVDSDGNEVPRNSGGKFVITQPWPSMLRTLWGDDERYKKAYYSEFARHPHYYFTGDGARQDKDGYFWIIGRIDDVLNVSGHRIGTVEVESALVSHPAVAEAAAVGRPDELKGQSLVVFVTLKSTAVASEELKEALRAHVGKEIGSLAKPDQVRFAASLPKTRSGKIMRRLLKELATNGEVKGDTTTLDDLSVIATLQTEE; this comes from the coding sequence ATGGATTCCCAGAACATTACCTCCGTCTCTCAGGAAAAAAGAACCTTTTCGCCATCCGCCGCATTTAAGCGTCAGGCCAACCTACAAACGCTCTCCAAATACCAACGGCTCTACTCCGAATCGATCAACACTCCCGATAAGTTTTGGGCAAAACAGGCCAATGAGCAGCTCGTGTGGCGCAAGCCGTTCAGGCAGGTTTTGCAATGGAAACCGCCGCATGCCAAGTGGTTTGTGGGCGGAAAGTTAAATGTCTCCGAGAACTGCCTCGACCACCATCTCGGCACGGCACGGGAAAACAAGGCGGCATTAATTTTCGAAGGTGAACCTGGCGACGTCCGCACGATCACCTATAGACAGCTGCATTTTCACGTTTGCCGCATGGCCCACTTCATGGAGAATCTCGGCATCAAGGCTGGAGATCGCGTCGCGATCTATATGCCGATGATTCCCGAGGCCGTCATCGCGATGCTCGCCTGCGCGCGCGTCGGCGCAGTCCACACCGTGATCTTCGGTGGCTTCAGCGCCGAAGCGATCAAGGATCGCATTAATGACTGTCACGCAAAACTCGTCATCACCGCCGACGGTGGCTGGCGCCGCGGCAAGATCATCGAGCTCAAGGCCAACGTGGACAAGGCCATCGCCGGTGCACCCTGCGTGCACAGCGTGATGGTCGTCAAGCGCTGCGGCAACCCGGTGACGATGGTCGAGGGCCGCGATGTGTGGTGGAAAGAAGCCTGGGAAGGCGCGCCGAATTGCCACGACGCGAAGGCCTTCGATTCCGAGCATCCGCTGTTCATCCTCTATACGTCAGGATCGACCGGCAAACCGAAGGGCGTGCTGCACACTTCGGCCGGTTACCTGCTCGGCGCGAAGCTCAGTTCGCACTACGTCTTCGATCTGAAGGAAAACGACCGTTATTTCTGCTCCGCCGACATCGGCTGGATCACCGGCCACAGCTACGTCGTTTACGGCCTGCTCTCGAACGGCTCGACCGTGTTTCTCTACGAGGGCGCGCCCAACCACCCGGAGCCCGACCGTTTCTGGCAGATGATTGATCGTCACGGCCTGACCATTCTCTACACAGCACCCACCGCCATCCGCGCGTTTATGCGATGGGGCGACAACTACGTGCTGCGCCACCGTCTCGATTCGCTGCGCTTGCTCGGTTCGGTTGGTGAGCCAATCAATCCCGAGGCCTGGATGTGGTACCACAAGATGATCGGCAAGAAGAAGTGCCCGATCGTGGACACCTGGTGGCAGACCGAGACCGGCTCGATCATGGTGACACCGCTGCCTGGCTTCACCCCGACCAAGCCTGGCTCTGCCACACTGCCGTTCTTCGGCGTGAAGCCCATGGTCGTCGACTCCGATGGCAACGAGGTGCCGCGCAATTCCGGTGGCAAGTTCGTCATCACTCAGCCCTGGCCGTCGATGCTCCGCACACTCTGGGGCGACGACGAGCGCTACAAGAAGGCCTATTATTCCGAGTTCGCGAGACACCCACACTATTACTTCACGGGCGACGGTGCCCGGCAGGACAAGGACGGCTACTTTTGGATCATCGGCCGCATCGATGACGTGCTAAACGTATCCGGCCACCGCATCGGCACGGTCGAGGTGGAGAGCGCGCTCGTATCGCACCCGGCCGTCGCCGAGGCCGCCGCCGTCGGCCGCCCCGACGAACTCAAGGGCCAGTCGCTCGTGGTGTTCGTGACGCTCAAGTCCACGGCCGTAGCCAGCGAGGAACTGAAGGAGGCCCTGCGTGCCCACGTCGGCAAGGAGATCGGCTCGCTCGCCAAGCCCGACCAGGTGCGCTTCGCAGCCAGTCTGCCCAAGACCCGCTCCGGAAAAATCATGCGCAGGCTCCTCAAGGAGCTGGCCACGAACGGGGAGGTCAAAGGGGACACCACAACTCTGGATGACCTGTCGGTCATCGCGACACTCCAGACCGAGGAATGA
- a CDS encoding AAA family ATPase, giving the protein MKSFTPIIEAVGVDRLLHIVESMVKRRADLDSDAQRTLDEAVLEFVGSNPLALATLMLDKGLPDTHPGEIEAILRRAHERATDLGRVRVEEHAMAAGYFDLFAKPKAKEPEFLTRSQQAGLERMLALAKLHFEGGTRHGVQLRTWPLLVGPSGVGKSNLARRLASELGGLPVTKLSYGEWLVSGARTDMTTLQRLRVALEKHDRQIIFIDELDKVHATSDPWSRALLTELFGVIDRQLGVVEGSRTAWSNELLTKFRERVFIIGAGTWQDLWRGSSGVVGFGGRTQPADVTDRIRRANVIPIELLNRFNSDWIVLEPYTEQDFAEIAEGLKLPPGVLDPIAAAESGYNFRAVEMALTAHALRQMAGEF; this is encoded by the coding sequence ATGAAATCATTCACTCCGATTATCGAAGCGGTCGGTGTCGACCGTCTCCTCCACATTGTTGAGAGTATGGTCAAACGTCGGGCGGACCTCGATTCCGACGCCCAGCGGACCTTGGACGAGGCAGTGCTCGAGTTTGTCGGATCCAACCCCTTGGCGCTTGCCACCCTGATGCTCGATAAGGGGCTTCCTGACACTCATCCCGGCGAGATTGAAGCGATCCTCCGCCGGGCTCATGAACGGGCAACTGACCTCGGTCGTGTGCGAGTCGAGGAGCATGCTATGGCAGCGGGCTACTTCGATCTGTTTGCCAAGCCCAAGGCCAAGGAGCCGGAGTTTCTGACGCGTTCTCAACAAGCCGGACTTGAGCGGATGTTGGCTCTGGCCAAATTGCATTTCGAGGGAGGCACTCGGCATGGGGTGCAATTGCGCACTTGGCCCCTCTTGGTTGGACCCTCGGGCGTGGGCAAATCCAACCTAGCCAGACGACTGGCATCGGAATTGGGCGGGTTGCCGGTCACCAAGCTCTCCTATGGCGAATGGCTGGTCTCAGGGGCTCGGACGGACATGACCACCCTGCAGCGCCTTCGGGTCGCGCTAGAAAAACATGATCGCCAGATCATCTTCATCGACGAACTCGATAAGGTGCATGCCACCTCCGACCCCTGGTCGCGTGCGCTCCTCACAGAATTATTCGGGGTGATCGATCGGCAGCTCGGGGTGGTCGAGGGGAGTCGCACCGCTTGGTCAAATGAGCTTCTCACCAAATTCAGGGAACGAGTTTTCATTATCGGGGCTGGCACATGGCAGGACCTGTGGCGGGGATCCAGTGGGGTGGTTGGCTTCGGTGGACGGACGCAACCGGCCGACGTGACGGATCGAATCCGTCGGGCAAACGTCATCCCCATCGAGCTGCTCAATCGCTTCAACTCGGATTGGATCGTGCTTGAACCTTACACCGAGCAGGACTTCGCCGAGATCGCCGAGGGTCTGAAACTCCCTCCCGGGGTCTTGGACCCGATTGCCGCAGCCGAGTCCGGCTACAATTTCCGAGCGGTGGAAATGGCCCTGACCGCACATGCCCTCAGGCAGATGGCCGGGGAGTTTTGA
- a CDS encoding metallophosphoesterase family protein yields the protein MKILHVTDLHGNLPWYHWLAREAHRYDLICLSGDLIELNDSAPQQMAAITEVLAGIRTPLAICSGNHDMVHARAQGGGALWVSDLKRDGVWVDGDRFELGGEKFYCHRWNEPIPHAESEEIWITHAPPEWSVVSWGGRGGDLGDHEFALVCRAMRGPRIALCGHAHTPPGWTALVGRTQAFNPGHATNAPEPAHIVLDLSLGVAIRHYLGRPPAAVQIERPTARDILRKRSPQDLDRLLDLTVQNQKAEGHVLTAEENAEVRRRLRKLAFGDE from the coding sequence ATGAAGATCCTGCATGTGACTGACCTCCACGGCAACCTGCCGTGGTATCACTGGCTCGCCCGTGAGGCCCACCGTTATGATTTGATCTGCCTGTCCGGCGATTTGATCGAGCTGAACGATTCGGCGCCGCAGCAAATGGCGGCGATTACGGAAGTCCTGGCGGGCATCCGCACCCCGCTGGCGATCTGCTCGGGCAATCACGACATGGTGCATGCTCGGGCTCAAGGCGGAGGGGCACTCTGGGTGAGTGACCTGAAGCGGGACGGCGTCTGGGTGGACGGCGACCGCTTCGAACTCGGTGGCGAGAAGTTCTACTGCCACCGCTGGAATGAACCGATCCCCCATGCGGAGTCGGAAGAGATCTGGATCACCCATGCTCCACCGGAATGGTCGGTGGTGAGTTGGGGTGGTAGGGGCGGCGATCTGGGCGACCACGAGTTCGCCCTGGTGTGCCGGGCGATGCGCGGCCCGCGGATCGCGCTTTGCGGGCATGCGCATACGCCGCCCGGGTGGACCGCCTTGGTGGGCCGGACGCAGGCCTTCAATCCCGGGCATGCCACCAATGCGCCTGAGCCTGCTCACATCGTCCTCGATCTGTCGCTGGGCGTCGCTATCCGACATTATCTGGGCCGTCCGCCTGCCGCGGTCCAGATCGAGCGGCCGACGGCGCGGGATATCCTGCGCAAGCGCTCTCCGCAGGACCTGGATCGTCTGCTTGATCTCACCGTGCAGAACCAGAAAGCCGAGGGCCACGTGCTCACGGCCGAGGAAAACGCCGAGGTGCGCCGTCGTCTCCGCAAACTCGCTTTCGGCGATGAATAA
- a CDS encoding ROK family protein, producing MTSIPAVSIPPLEPSFIPAARWNRNYHHLVTQDKGARPLTIALLRPDGTVLRHETRVLSDSHPHALQTTQYAERLLKFLLWQQGGSRVLLAGADEVGRRLARLYRPRGKRAFDSTFMGRKVYGAAFAVDTVRMEDVPASHEAGFTLGRHLDGCRIGFDLGGSDRKVAALIDGKVVFSEETRWDPYFQNDPSYHLNGIQESLERAAAHLPRVDAIGGSSAGVYVNNEVRVASLFRGVSPARFERDVRHMFLVLRERWGGIPFEVANDGEVTALAGSMALNEGAVLGLSMGTSQAGGYVRGSGEITTWLNELAFAPINFAPDAPVDEWSGDIGCGVQYFSQQGVSRLAHLAGMAFPPEVALPERLVAVQDALERGDTRAVQIFTTIGRCFGHALAHYADHYEIRHVLVLGRVTSGTAGSIILDEARTVLRTEYGPLGDLLTISMPDEQTKRHGQAIAAASLPALSNL from the coding sequence ATGACCTCGATTCCTGCCGTTTCCATCCCGCCGCTGGAGCCCAGCTTCATTCCCGCAGCCCGGTGGAACCGTAACTATCACCACCTTGTGACTCAAGATAAGGGCGCTCGGCCCCTTACCATCGCCCTTCTCCGGCCCGATGGAACAGTTCTCCGCCACGAAACCCGCGTCCTGTCCGATTCCCATCCTCACGCGCTGCAAACCACCCAATACGCCGAGCGTTTGTTGAAGTTTTTGCTCTGGCAACAAGGCGGCTCCCGGGTGCTGCTCGCGGGAGCGGATGAAGTCGGCAGGCGGTTAGCCCGTCTCTACCGGCCACGTGGCAAGCGTGCCTTCGATAGCACGTTTATGGGCCGCAAGGTCTATGGTGCCGCCTTTGCGGTGGATACGGTCCGGATGGAGGATGTCCCTGCCAGCCACGAGGCCGGGTTCACGCTAGGTCGACATCTTGACGGGTGCCGCATCGGGTTCGACCTGGGCGGCAGCGATCGCAAGGTGGCCGCCCTCATTGACGGCAAAGTTGTTTTCTCGGAAGAAACGCGTTGGGATCCCTATTTCCAGAATGATCCCTCTTACCACCTCAACGGTATCCAAGAATCGCTGGAGCGAGCCGCAGCCCATCTGCCAAGAGTGGACGCCATTGGCGGGAGTTCCGCGGGCGTCTATGTCAACAACGAGGTCCGGGTGGCATCGCTTTTCCGGGGGGTTTCCCCGGCCCGGTTTGAGCGTGACGTCCGCCACATGTTCTTGGTCCTTCGTGAACGCTGGGGCGGCATTCCCTTTGAGGTCGCCAATGACGGTGAAGTCACCGCTCTGGCGGGCTCCATGGCTCTTAACGAAGGCGCCGTTCTTGGCCTCTCCATGGGCACCAGTCAGGCCGGCGGCTATGTGCGCGGATCGGGCGAAATCACGACGTGGCTGAACGAACTGGCCTTCGCGCCGATTAACTTTGCGCCCGACGCTCCTGTTGACGAATGGTCGGGCGACATCGGTTGCGGCGTCCAGTATTTCTCGCAGCAAGGTGTCTCCCGGCTTGCCCATTTGGCAGGCATGGCGTTTCCCCCGGAAGTCGCGCTCCCGGAAAGACTGGTGGCCGTTCAGGATGCCCTCGAACGTGGTGATACCCGCGCTGTTCAGATTTTCACCACCATCGGACGCTGTTTCGGGCACGCGCTCGCCCACTACGCCGACCACTATGAGATTCGCCATGTCCTGGTCTTGGGCCGGGTGACGTCAGGCACGGCAGGATCGATCATACTGGACGAGGCCCGCACTGTTCTGCGCACCGAATACGGCCCCTTGGGCGACCTACTCACTATCAGCATGCCGGATGAACAGACCAAGCGCCACGGTCAGGCAATCGCCGCCGCCAGCCTGCCTGCCTTATCCAATCTTTAG
- a CDS encoding PIG-L deacetylase family protein, whose protein sequence is MLFSRPNADVFVPVGTLDPATALSKVTHLCIAAHQDDIEIMAHSGICDCLDSPEQHAFGGVIVTNGAGSPRTGAYAHMTDQEMQEVRRSEQRLAAKLGHYAVQIQLAHPSADVKAREHPGVTTDLHAILSQCRPEVLYLHNPADKHDTHVAVLARCLEVLRLLPADKLPSHVLGCEVWRDLDWLVDDDKIALDSGRRQDLSAEMLKVFDSQISGGKRYDLATLGRRSANATFHTSHATDRSQGITWAVDLTELLSNPQMSLADFAAARVNRLKQDVVNRIKRYT, encoded by the coding sequence ATGCTATTTTCCAGACCCAACGCTGATGTTTTCGTGCCGGTCGGCACACTCGACCCGGCTACCGCGCTGTCCAAGGTAACCCACCTCTGTATTGCCGCCCATCAGGACGACATCGAAATCATGGCCCACTCGGGCATTTGCGACTGTTTGGATTCACCCGAACAGCACGCTTTTGGCGGAGTGATTGTCACCAACGGCGCCGGATCCCCCCGAACGGGAGCCTACGCCCATATGACCGACCAGGAGATGCAGGAGGTGAGGCGCAGCGAGCAGCGCCTTGCCGCCAAGCTTGGACACTATGCCGTGCAGATCCAGCTCGCTCATCCGAGCGCGGATGTGAAAGCACGCGAGCATCCCGGCGTTACCACAGATCTTCATGCCATCCTATCCCAATGCCGTCCCGAGGTCCTTTACCTGCACAATCCCGCAGACAAACATGACACGCATGTCGCGGTGCTGGCCCGTTGCCTTGAAGTACTTCGCCTCCTTCCGGCCGATAAACTACCGTCTCATGTTTTAGGCTGCGAGGTTTGGCGCGATCTAGACTGGCTGGTGGATGATGACAAGATCGCCCTTGATTCCGGGCGCCGCCAGGATCTCTCCGCAGAAATGCTCAAGGTCTTCGACTCGCAGATTTCGGGTGGCAAACGTTACGATCTGGCGACCTTGGGACGTCGCTCTGCCAACGCGACCTTCCACACCTCCCACGCCACGGATCGTAGTCAGGGAATCACCTGGGCGGTGGATCTGACCGAACTGCTATCCAACCCCCAAATGTCCCTAGCTGACTTTGCCGCCGCCCGGGTGAACCGACTCAAGCAAGATGTGGTCAACCGAATCAAGCGATACACCTAA